The sequence below is a genomic window from Cobetia sp. cqz5-12.
AGTTGCAGGTCTTCGTGATCACGCTCAAGGGCGAAGACCTGCATCGAGATGTGCTGCGGGCCATCGATCGCGCCATTCCCTTCCCGATCCTGTTTGAGCTACACGGCACCCGCGGCATTCGAGTCACCGCCGCCTACAAGCGGCCTAGCCAGGCCGACCCCAGCAAATGGGTGCTGGATGACCATTACGCCAGCAGCGACTGGCTGCCAGCCGAGCCGCCCCGGCAGTCGCTGCCCACGGCCATCGACTTGAAGCAGCTCTACCAGCAGCTGCTGCGCAGCCTGCTTCCAGCCCCGTCGCGTCAGGGCGAAGCCTTGCCGGATCAGCTGGAGCGCTTGAGGGCCCTGGAAGCTCTCAAGAAGGATGCCGACAAGTTCGAGAAGCGCCTACGCAACACGAAACAGTTCAACCGCAAGGTCGAGATCAACGCCGAGCTACGCTCGATCCGTGAGAAAATTGCCGACTATGACACCTGATCACGACCGCAGAGGTCCGGAGACACGCGACATGATGGACAAGCTGAAGATGCACTCCCCCAACCTGACCGAGGCCAACATCGCCAAGCTGGCCGAGCTGTTCCCCAGCTGCGTCACCGAAGCGCGGGATGAGCAGGGGCGGGTGAAACAAGCCATCGACTTCGACCAGCTACGTCAGGAGCTTTCCGATCATATCGTTGATGGGCCTCAGGAGCGCTATCACCTCAACTGGCCCGGCAAGCGGGAAGCTCTCCTTGCAGCCAATGCTCCGATAGCCAAGACACTGCGCCCTTGCCGGGAAGAGAGTGTGGACTTTGATACGACTAAAAATATTTTCATCGAGGGGGATAATCTTGAAGCGCTCAAGCTTCTACAAGAGAATTATTTGGGTAAAGTGAAGCTGATCTATATTGATCCACCGTATAATACTGGGAGTGATTTTGTTTACGATGATGATTTTTCTGAAGATCCAGAAGGTTACTTGAAGCGTTCAAATCAAATGGATGATATAGGAAAGCGGCTAGTAGCCAACTCTACTAGCAATGGCCGTTTTCATTCGGATTGGCTCACCATGATGTATGCCAGGCTCCATCTTGCTAGAAATTTGCTTCAAGATGACGGAGTGGTTTTCATTAGCATTGATGACAATGAGCAGTCGAACCTCAAGCGCATGTGTGATGAGGTTTTTGGCAGTCAAAACTTTGTAAATACAATTGTCTGGGAAAAACGATATAGCCCTCAGAATGCAGTAAAATGGTTTTCAGAGTCGCACGATTTTCTTCTGGTTTATGCTAAGGATAAATTAAATTGGTATCCTAATTTATTGGAGCGTACAGAAGCCATGAACGCTCGATACCGAAATCCTGACAATGACCCTCGCGGTGTGTGGAAGCCTGAAAATGCAACCGCTCAAGCTGGCCATGGAACGAAAAGTCAATTCTATGAAATAACGGCTCCTAATGGTAAGAAGCATGCCTTGCCGAATGGTCGCTGCTGGGTATATACGAAAGAAGTTATGGAGAAGATGATTGAGGATGACCGAATCTGGTTCGGAGCTAATGGGAATAATGTTCCTGCAATAAAAAGATTTCTCTCGGAAATTAAGCAGGGGACGGCTTGCCAAACAATTTGGAAATATAGTGAAGTTGGCCACAATCAAGAAGGGAAAAAAGAGGTTAATAAGCTCTTCCCGGAAGCGGCAGTTTTTGAGACGCCTAAACCAGTCAGGTTGTTAGAGCGGGTTCTGCATCTTGCGACTGAATCTGACTCAATTGTTCTCGACTTTTTTGCTGGGTCTGCGACCACTGCACACGCTACTATGAAGTTAAATGCCGCTGATGGCGGGAGTAGAAAGTTCATTGCCATACAGCTGCCAGAGCCTGCAGATGAGAGTTCGAATGCGTGGAAGGCTGGTTACCAGAATATCGCTGATATTTCTAAAGAACGTATACGTCGCGCTGGTAAGAAAATCATTGAAAATGGTTGCGAATCCCAGTGGAGCCGAGATGTCGGCTTCAGAGTGTTTAAGGTTGATTCATCAAACATGCGCGACATTCACTATTCTCCAGATGCTCTCAGCCAGGACCTGCTGTCGGAAAATATCGACAATATCCGCGAGGGCCGGAGTTCAGAGGACCTGCTCTTCCAGGTCTTGCTGGACTGGGGCGTTGACCTGTCATTTCCGATCTCTCGCCAGGAGATTGATGGAAAAACCGTCTTCTTAGTTGATGGGGCTGAGAAGCATATGGCTCTGGCCGCCTGCTTCGATTTGGATATCGACGAGGCCTTCGTCAAGCAGCTCGCCGAATACGAGCCGCTGCGCGTGGTGTTCCGCGATGCCGGCTTTGCCAGTGACAGCGTCAAGATCAACGTCGAGCAGATCTTCGCCCAGAAGTCGCCCAATACCGACGTCAAGGTGATCTAAGTCCATGAGCATGGACGAGCAGGCGCTTAAGCAGTTGCTGCACTCCCTTATCGAGCGCTGGGAGAGCGAGGTGGTCGAGTTCAAGCGGGGTGGCAAGGGCTTCTCCACCTCGGATCTCGGCAAGTACCTCTCAGCGCTGGCCAACGAGGCGAATCTGCGTGCCTGTGAAAGTGCCTGGCAAAGACTGATGCAGAAAGAAACGGCGGCTCTGCAGAAAGAGACTGAACGTAATTCGATTTAAGTTATTGATTTTAAAATTAACGCATCGTGAGCCCTTTCTGCTGGCTCCGATGCAGGTGCAGAAAGGAAGGCCATGAAGCTCAAGTTCAAGACTCAGGAATACCAGACGCGAGCGGTCGAGGCGCTTGCGGACTGCTTTGCTGGCCAGCCCTTTAGTAGCGGTATCCGCTACCGTATGGATCCGGGGCAGACTGCGCTCCTGGCGCAGCCGCTGCAGCGCGACATGTATGCCGCGCCAGATTCCGACGACACCGGCTTCAAGAACGCCGCGTTGGAGCTTTCGGAGCTTGAGTTGCTGAATAACATCAAGACCATTCAGCGCCGCCAGAACCTCCCGATTTCTGATAGCTTGAAGAAAGATGACAAGACCGGTTGCCCCTACAACTTCGACGTAGAGATGGAGACCGGCACCGGAAAGACCTACGTCTACCTTAAGAGCATGTTCGAGCTAAAGCGGCGCTATGGGTGGAGCAAGTTCATCGTTGTTGTGCCCAGCATCGCCATCCGCGAGGGCGTCTACAAGTCGCTGCAAATCACCGCCGATCACTTCTTGGAGAGCTATGGGGAGAAAGCGCGCTTCTTTATCTACAACTCGAAGCAGCTGCACAACCTGGAAAGCTTCTCTTCGGATGCCGGCATCAGTGTGATGGTCATTAATGTGCAGGCCTTCAACTCCCGTGGCGCCGAAAACCGCCGTATCTACGATGAGCTGGACGGCTTCCAGTCGCGCCGCCCCATCGACGTGATCAAGGCCAATCGGCCGATCCTGTTTCTCGATGAGCCCCAGAAGATGGAAGGCGGCAAGACGCTCAGCTCGCTGAGTGAATTCAACCCCCTGTTCATCGTGCGCTACTCGGCGACCCACAAGACGACCTATAACAAGATCCACCGCCTGGATGCCCTGGACGCCTACAACCAGAAGCTGGTAAAGAAGATCTCGGTGCATGGTGTTACCACCAAGGGCCTCACCGGCACCGATGCCTACCTTTACCTCGAAAATATCGAGACGGCTAAGAACAAGCCTCCTGTCGCCTGGGTTGAGTACGAGGAAAAGTCCGTCAGCGGCCTGAAGCGTAAGCGCCGCAAGCTGGGCAAGGGTGACAACCTGCATGACCTCTCGAAGGGGCTGGATCAATACAAAGGCTTCGTCGTCTCGGAGATTGACGCTCGGGTGGATCAACTCAGTTTCACCAATGGCGTCGAGCTAAACGCAGGGGAGGTGACCGTCGACGTTACTGAGAAGGCGCTGCGCCAGATCCAGATCCGTGAAGCGGTCAAAGCGCACTTCAAAAAGGAACAGCTGCTGTTTTCCCAGGGTGTCAAGGTACTCACGCTGTTCTTCATCGATGAGGTGGCCAAATATCGTCAGTACGATGAAGACGGCGAAGTACTGGGCGAGTACGCTCGGATCTTCGAGGAGGAGTACAACCAGCAGCTTAACCAGATGCTGACTCTGGAGGACAGCGAATATAACCGCTACCTGAAGGGCATCAACGCCTCAGACACCCACAACGGCTACTTCTCCATCGACAAGAAGTCCAAGCGCCTCGTCGACCCGAAGACCAAGGCGCGTTCTACCGAGACGGACGATGTCGATGCCTACGACCTGATTCTGAAAGACAAGGAACGCCTGCTTTCCTTTGAGGAGCCCACGCGTTTTATCTTCTCTCACTCCGCACTGCGTGAAGGCTGGGACAACCCCAACGTGTTCGTCATCTGCACGCTGAAGCACAGTGACAACACCATCTCTCGGCGTCAGGAGGTGGGGCGCGGTCTGCGCCTGGCGGTCAACCAGCTGGGAGACCGCATGGACGACCCGCTGACCGTGCACGACATCAACGAGCTGACGGTGGTCGCAAGCGAAAGTTACAAGGACTTCGTCACCGCCTTGCAGCGCGACATCAGCAACGATCTTTCCGAGCGACCGCGGGTCGCCGACGAAGCCTACTTCACCGGTAAGTTGCTCGTGTCGGATGAGGGCGAGATAGAGGTCACGCCCGGCATGGCCAAGGAGATCTACCGCTACTTGCTTAAGCACGACTACACGGATAGCGCAGATCATATTACCGAGACCTACAACCAAGCCAAGGAGGACGGCACCCTGGCCGAGCTGCCGGAGGCGCTGCAGCTCCATGCACAGCAGGTCTTTCAACTTGTCGATAGTGTCTTCAGTAACGCCCAGCTGCCACACATCGAGGACGGCCGGAAAACCAAGCTGAACCCGCTTAATGACAACTTCCACAAGAAGGAATTTCAGGAACTCTGGGAACGAATCAACCGCAAGGCGGCGTACTCGGTCAGCTTTGACTCTAATGAGTTGATCGAGAAGTGCGTAGGTTACCTGGACCTGAAGCTCAACGTGAAACGGCTGGAATACCAGGTGGAGCGCGGCACCCAGAAGACCGAGGCCAGTTATCAGGATATGACCAGTGGACAGGCCTTCACTATCAACGAGAGCGAGCGGGTCAAGCATGAAGGCTCGCTCCACTCGGCAGTCCAGTACGACTTGATCGGTCGCATGGCTGAGGCTACGCAGCTGACGCGACGTACCGTGGCGGCAATTCTCTCCAAGGTGCAGCCGAAGACCTTCAAGCAGTACCAGATGAACCCCGAGGATTTCATGGCCCAGGCAGCCAGGCTGATCAACGAGCAAAAAGCCAGTATGGTCGTGGCACATATCACCTACGACCCTATCAATGAGCAACACAGTCGAGAAATATTCACCATCGAGAAGCCGGAGAACCACTTGGATCGAGCCTACAAGGCCAAACGCCACGTCTATGACTACGTAGTGACCGACTCCAAGATCGAGAGAGACTTCGTCGAAGAGCTCGACACAGGCAAGGAGGTGGTGGTCTACGCCAAACTGCCGAAAAGCTTCTTCATCCCGACCCCAGTGGGGAATTACAATCCCGACTGGGCCATCGCTTTCAACGAGAATGATGTCAAGCATGTCTACTTCGTGGCAGAGACTAAGGGCAGTATGTCATCGCTTGAGCTTCGTGAAATCGAACAGGCCAAAATTAGGTGTGCCACTGAATTCTTCGATACTATTGCGACAGCATCGGTGAAATATGATGTTGTGGATTCTTATGACAAACTCATAGACTTAGTAAGATAATATAGAAAATAAAGTGATGATATAAACTATATGCCTTGACTATATAGATGTAATCGATACCGACTCGGTTGGGCATCTTGCCCACCCCGGCGCTCTTGGCGTACATACGGTGCTTATTGCGGCGTTTAGGCTGACGGAGATGCCGCCAAAGGCCACCACCCCGTGCCTTGTCGTCCCATATCAAGGAGTAGATCCATTGATGACTGACACTGACGCCGACCAAAGGCGCCATAAAGTCACTGATTTGTTGTGGGCTCCACTCCTCACGCAGCCGACCGGCAACGGCGGCCATAATGCCTGGAAGGCGCTTTGTCCACTTGGTGGTAGTGCGGTGCCGATAAACATTGAGTGTCTGAGCCTGCTTGGGATCATAGACATCAGTGGTAGTGTTACGGCGAATTTCACGGCTGTTCGTGCTGCTGTGGAGGTTCAGCTCCTTGCCGATCTGGTGCTGGCTTATGTCTAAGTCATAGCGGAAGTGGATCTGGTATCGTTGGGTCTGGGTCAGCTGTCGGTTTTCCATGCTCTGCTTCACTTTGATCGGTGAGCCGAGAAGGGCACTGGCGCTGATCCTCCTGCTTCAACCGCAAGGTCCAAAGTGCTGCGGCTATTCTATGAATCCAGGAATTAAATATTTAAAGAAAAATATAAGATTGAAGGAGGTATAAGGTGTTTCAACTTTCTTGGCGGAAGTTTCTCACCTATATTTGGGTTTTGCCAGTCATAATTGGTATCGTGCAGTTATCTCCCAGAGCATTCGATGCTGCTGAAATCTTGTTGCTGAATGATACTTACAAGCTGGCAAAGTATCGGCTTTCATCCTTGCCTTCTGAACAGTATGAAAAACAAATACAACTCGCTATTGAGGGCAAGGATATAGAACTTGCTGACTCTATAGTTTTATTGGCTCAACAACAAAACGTGATGCTCGATTCAAAAATCCTGGAGGACCTTGAGCAGGAAAAAGGCTTTTGGAAAACATCTACAAGGGTTAGTCAAGACTTATGGTCTGGAGTCACCACTGGAGAATCTGTCGGAATGGCGGGATTGAGTGCTGCCCTCGTCAGTGATATGACCTCCATTGGAGATGTGCGAGATTTTGCTAGCGAAATAAAACGTTGGCCAGATCAAGATAACATAGTGCTGGCGTTATCTGGTACAGGACTTCTGTTGACGGGTGCTACAGTCATGAGTGCAGGTGCTGCAGCACCCATGAAGACAGGTATTTCTATAGTTAAATTAGCCAAAAAGACTGGAAGAATTAGTAAAGGACTGTCTGTTCAAATCAAAAATCTGAGTAAAGAGATTGTCGATAAAAAAATACTAGGCGAAATGGCGAACAAATTCAAAAATATAAGATTTTCTCAGCTTGTTAGTGCTAATTATTGGGATGATCTGACTGTTACTGCAAGTAAGCTAATTTCAATTAATAAGGCCAATCAGGTTTTAGGTATTGGAGGTAGCATAAATAATATAAAGTCGACAGCTGGTTTTAAAGGTGCACTAGATGCTTTAAGTCGAGCTGATAGTATTAAAGACATAAAGCGGTTGGAGTATTTGTCGGGTAAGCTTAAAAGTGCATTCCGTGGTGCTTTAATGATACTGCCTGATATCGCCAAGAGTGTCTATCGAGTCTCCATGTTTTT
It includes:
- a CDS encoding DUF4391 domain-containing protein, with the translated sequence MTAPLYQYPSKTLLSRVVAKQRILAHVRATAKLRERLRDDVAQITWHAKLAHNTINLPGTDDVPELQVFVITLKGEDLHRDVLRAIDRAIPFPILFELHGTRGIRVTAAYKRPSQADPSKWVLDDHYASSDWLPAEPPRQSLPTAIDLKQLYQQLLRSLLPAPSRQGEALPDQLERLRALEALKKDADKFEKRLRNTKQFNRKVEINAELRSIREKIADYDT
- a CDS encoding site-specific DNA-methyltransferase; the protein is MMDKLKMHSPNLTEANIAKLAELFPSCVTEARDEQGRVKQAIDFDQLRQELSDHIVDGPQERYHLNWPGKREALLAANAPIAKTLRPCREESVDFDTTKNIFIEGDNLEALKLLQENYLGKVKLIYIDPPYNTGSDFVYDDDFSEDPEGYLKRSNQMDDIGKRLVANSTSNGRFHSDWLTMMYARLHLARNLLQDDGVVFISIDDNEQSNLKRMCDEVFGSQNFVNTIVWEKRYSPQNAVKWFSESHDFLLVYAKDKLNWYPNLLERTEAMNARYRNPDNDPRGVWKPENATAQAGHGTKSQFYEITAPNGKKHALPNGRCWVYTKEVMEKMIEDDRIWFGANGNNVPAIKRFLSEIKQGTACQTIWKYSEVGHNQEGKKEVNKLFPEAAVFETPKPVRLLERVLHLATESDSIVLDFFAGSATTAHATMKLNAADGGSRKFIAIQLPEPADESSNAWKAGYQNIADISKERIRRAGKKIIENGCESQWSRDVGFRVFKVDSSNMRDIHYSPDALSQDLLSENIDNIREGRSSEDLLFQVLLDWGVDLSFPISRQEIDGKTVFLVDGAEKHMALAACFDLDIDEAFVKQLAEYEPLRVVFRDAGFASDSVKINVEQIFAQKSPNTDVKVI
- a CDS encoding type III restriction-modification system endonuclease; its protein translation is MKLKFKTQEYQTRAVEALADCFAGQPFSSGIRYRMDPGQTALLAQPLQRDMYAAPDSDDTGFKNAALELSELELLNNIKTIQRRQNLPISDSLKKDDKTGCPYNFDVEMETGTGKTYVYLKSMFELKRRYGWSKFIVVVPSIAIREGVYKSLQITADHFLESYGEKARFFIYNSKQLHNLESFSSDAGISVMVINVQAFNSRGAENRRIYDELDGFQSRRPIDVIKANRPILFLDEPQKMEGGKTLSSLSEFNPLFIVRYSATHKTTYNKIHRLDALDAYNQKLVKKISVHGVTTKGLTGTDAYLYLENIETAKNKPPVAWVEYEEKSVSGLKRKRRKLGKGDNLHDLSKGLDQYKGFVVSEIDARVDQLSFTNGVELNAGEVTVDVTEKALRQIQIREAVKAHFKKEQLLFSQGVKVLTLFFIDEVAKYRQYDEDGEVLGEYARIFEEEYNQQLNQMLTLEDSEYNRYLKGINASDTHNGYFSIDKKSKRLVDPKTKARSTETDDVDAYDLILKDKERLLSFEEPTRFIFSHSALREGWDNPNVFVICTLKHSDNTISRRQEVGRGLRLAVNQLGDRMDDPLTVHDINELTVVASESYKDFVTALQRDISNDLSERPRVADEAYFTGKLLVSDEGEIEVTPGMAKEIYRYLLKHDYTDSADHITETYNQAKEDGTLAELPEALQLHAQQVFQLVDSVFSNAQLPHIEDGRKTKLNPLNDNFHKKEFQELWERINRKAAYSVSFDSNELIEKCVGYLDLKLNVKRLEYQVERGTQKTEASYQDMTSGQAFTINESERVKHEGSLHSAVQYDLIGRMAEATQLTRRTVAAILSKVQPKTFKQYQMNPEDFMAQAARLINEQKASMVVAHITYDPINEQHSREIFTIEKPENHLDRAYKAKRHVYDYVVTDSKIERDFVEELDTGKEVVVYAKLPKSFFIPTPVGNYNPDWAIAFNENDVKHVYFVAETKGSMSSLELREIEQAKIRCATEFFDTIATASVKYDVVDSYDKLIDLVR